One window of Triticum dicoccoides isolate Atlit2015 ecotype Zavitan chromosome 5A, WEW_v2.0, whole genome shotgun sequence genomic DNA carries:
- the LOC119298675 gene encoding histone H3.3-like translates to MARTKCTAPKSTGGKAPTKHLRAFYAAARKTAPATGGVKKPRRYRPGTVALREIRKYQKGTELLIRKLPFQRLVREIAQFCKSDLRFQSHAVLALQEAAEAYLVGLFEDTNLCAVHAKRVTIMSKDVYLARRIRGERL, encoded by the exons ATGGCTCGCACTAAGTGTACAGCCCCAAAGTCCACCGGCGGAAAGGCTCCAACGAAGCACCTTAGGGCTTTCTAT GCTGCCGCTCGTAAGACTGCTCCCGCCACTGGAGGAGTGAAGAAGCCACGCCGATATCGCCCTGGAACTGTTGCTCTTCG TGAAATTCGCAAATATCAGAAGGGCACAGAGCTACTTATAAGGAAGCTACCGTTCCAGAGACTTGTCAGGGAGATTGCCCAATTTTGCAAG AGTGATCTACGTTTCCAGAGCCATGCAGTGCTTGCTTTGCAGGAGGCAGCCGAAGCATACTTGGTGGGACTGTTTGAAGACACTAATCTGTGTGCCGTCCATGCTAAGCGTGTGACCATTATGTCCAAAGATGTGTATTTGGCTAGGAGGATCCGCGGCGAAAGGCTGTAA
- the LOC119303689 gene encoding uncharacterized protein LOC119303689, with amino-acid sequence MKTARTTFIPQPNQTETNVFWEEYYRNYEKEMRTQFLKNITKGPRMDFPRFDGDNPGGWIRQAEKYFQMSGAPNEYKVSLAQLYFTDRADVWLRRSGLLKKHPTWPQFCEEVLKRFSPTSSYDLTDRFTAFKQGNLSISEYTDKFESLMAEMQEENPSLSEEWFIKCFVNGMKPHIKFQLRPLRPPSLTEAYWLVVDMEQALIPKKNSFPNSYQKNPYNSFKTPRFETKLPEQKLPAVVQKAREPGKCWRCGDNWFHGHKCKQAPVINMLTGEEPTEPGEEQDTGSEHEAEESEEAQEKCMKISAQAMDPDSVNTMSILIQVGGKQVVALIDSGSNSTFMNLQFALKTNCTILKDKSRSVAVAGGGKLWSGAYIPKTYFTTAKQKFLQTFRILEIPGHDVVLGCDWLAKHSPTSFDHIQRTITVHKDRVLPVTIPACDVMENATEVDEKEMNKLLLKGAPGYALFLINTLREKHQKTAVSDTITPATRENVSNTVSVETGQENSSAENKSDTRNSASKFNIVKENEIDMLKQNAEENKYKLLSNTELPVPMQELLQKFQDVFAEPEGLPPVRAFDHEIPLQPGAIPPSSRPYRIPHRHRHEMEHQVQKLLSNRIIRESQSPYAAPAILVAKKDNSWRLCQDFRNLNALTIKNKFPIPGIEDFLDELQGAKYFTKLDLRSGYHQIRMNEKDIHKTAFITHFGHFEYLVMPFGLANAPGTFQALMNSILAPYLRVFVLVFFDDILIFSKTLEEHVQHVETILIVLSKEKLYVKLSKCLFAVNQVEYLGHIISGEGVATDPAKIVAVADWKTPTTVYQLRGFLGLCGYYRRFVKKIGPIARPLHDILKKDSFQWTVTQDKAFQALKKCTYYCTSFSFT; translated from the coding sequence ATGAAAACTGCTAGAACAACATTCATTCCTCAGCCAAATCAAACTGAAACAAATGTATTCTGGGAGGAATACTACAGGAATTATGAGAAGGAAATGAGAACACAGTTCCTAAAGAACATTACCAAGGGTCCTAGAATGGATTTCCCAAGGTTTGATGGTGATAATCCTGGAGGATGGATCAGACAGGCTGAAAAATACTTCCAAATGTCTGGAGCTCCAAATGAATATAAAGTGTCCCTTGCACAACTCTACTTCACTGACAGAGCTGATGTTTGGTTAAGGAGGTCAGGTCTACTGAAGAAACATCCTACATGGCCACAATTCTGTGAAGAGGTACTCAAAAGATTTTCTCCCACAAGCTCCTATGATCTAACTGATAGGTTTACTGCATTCAAACAAGGAAACCTGTCCATTTCTGAGTACACAGATAAGTTTGAGTCCCTGATGGCAGAAATGCAAGAAGAAAACCCTTCACTGTCTGAAGAGTGGTTCATCAAATGTTTTGTAAATGGAATGAAACctcatatcaaattccaactcagACCATTGAGGCCCCCTTCTCTGACTGAAGCTTATTGGTTAGTTGTGGATATGGAGCAGGCCTTAATCCCCAAAAAGAATTCGTTTCCAAACAGTTACCAGAAAAATCCTTACAACTCTTTCAAAACTCCTAGGTTTGAAACTAAACTGCCTGAGCAGAAATTACCTGCAGTAGTACAAAAAGCCAGAGAGCCGGGTAAATGCTGGAGATGTGGTGATAATTGGTTCCATGGGCATAAATGCAAACAAGCTCCTGTGATCAACATGTTGACAGGAGAAGAACCAACAGAACCAGGGGAGGAACAGGATACTGGGTCAGAACATGAAGCAGAAGAAAGTGAGGAGGCTCAGGAGAAATGCATGAAAATATCTGCACAAGCTATGGACCCTGACAGTGTTAACACCATGTCCATATTAATTCAGGTGGGAGGAAAACAGGTTGTGGCCTTGATTGATTCAGGAAGTAACTCCACTTTCATGAACTTGCAGTTTGCCCTCAAAACAAATTGCACAATTTTGAAAGACAAAAGCAGATCAGTGGCAGTTGCAGGTGGAGGAAAATTGTGGTCTGGAGCTTATATTCCAAAAACTTATTTCACTACAGCCAAACAGAAGTTCCTTCAGACATTTAGAATATTGGAAATTCCTGGTCATGATGTGGTTTTGGGTTGTGACTGGTTAGCTAAGCATAGCCCCACATCTTTTGATCACATCCAAAGAACAATTACTGTTCACAAAGATAGGGTACTACCTGTCACAATTCCTGCTTGTGATGTTATGGAAAATGCAACTGAGGTGGATGAGAAAGAGATGAACAAGCTCCTCCTTAAAGGTGCACCAGGATATGCTTTATTCCTGATCAATACTCTAAGGGAAAAACATCAGAAAACTGCAGTATCTGATACTATAACACCTGCTACAAGGGAGAATGTTTCTAACACTGTCAGTGTGGAAACAGGGCAAGAAAACAGTAGTGCTGAGAACAAATCTGACACAAGGAACAGTGCTTCTAAGTTCAACATTGTAAAAGAAAATGAGATAGATATGTTGAAACAAAATGCAGAGGAAAACAAATACAAGTTGTTGAGCAACACTGAACTGCCTGTTCCTATGCAAGAATTGTTACAGAAATTTCAGGATGTCTTTGCTGAACCAGAAGGACTGCCACCAGTGAGAGCTTTTGATCATGAAATCCCTCTACAACCAGGTGCAATTCCCCCCTCTTCCAGACCTTACAGAATCCCTCACAGACATAGACATGAAATGGAACATCAAGTGCAAAAGCTGTTGTCCAACAGAATCATCAGAGAAAGCCAGAGTCCATATGCCGCACCAGCTATTTTAGTTGCTAAAAAGGATAATTCTTGGAGATTGTGCCAGGATTTCAGAAACCTCAATGCTCTCACTATTAAAAACAAATTCCCTATACCTGGTATAGAAGATTTTTTGGATGAACTGCAAGGAGCCAAATACTTTACCAAGCTTGATTTAAGGTCTGGATACCACCAAATCAGGATGAATGAAAAGGATATCCATAAAACTGCATTCATAACTCATTTTGGGCATTTTGAATATTTGGTAATGCCTTTTGGCCTTGCAAATGCCCCAGGCACATTTCAAGCCCTCATGAACAGCATTCTAGCCCCTTATCTCAGGGTTTTTGTGTTGGTATTCTTTGATGATATCTTGATTTTCAGCAAAACTCTGGAAGAACATGTTCAACATGTGGAAACTATACTAATTGTGCTCAGCAAGGAGAAATTATATGTGAAACTCTCCAAGTGCCTCTTTGCAGTTAACCAAGTGGAATATCTGGGTCATATAATTTCTGGTGAGGGTGTTGCTACTGATCCTGCTAAGATTGTGGCTGTAGCTGACTGGAAAACCCCTACAACTGTATATCAATTGAGAGGATTTTTGGGTCTTTGTGGGTATTATAGAAGATTTGTTAAAAAAATTGGACCAATTGCAAGACCCTTGCATGATATCTTGAAGAAAGACAGTTTTCAGTGGACAGTAACACAAGATAAGGCTTTCCAAGCTCTGAAAAAATGCACTTATTACTGCACCAGTTTTAGCTTTACCTGA